In a genomic window of Pseudomonas putida:
- a CDS encoding acyl-CoA dehydrogenase family protein, with translation MHFTLDQEDERFRQEVRAFLKAKLPQDLAERNRRGYHPLREDTRQWTKILHAQGWSGANWPTSWGGTGWSPVRQFIFEEESILAGAPAVDTAGFKMIGPVIMTFANDTMKAQYGPRILSGDVFWGQGFSEPNAGSDLGSLTTRAERDGDEYVINGQKIWTSFVETADMIFILAKTDPQARQRGISMILVDRQAPGVTIRPIYDIGESHSLNEVFFDDVRVPVSNLVGEEGMGWTYAKFLLENERAFSAEWPRNNAHLARLRTLLNTPQHDGRRLIDRPGFASRLAQLNTDLLALRWLSLRALHEKAGGHVRLPVGSLLKIRGSELLQKIGELQVEALGSHASYVYPDPLGDAQRQRTWPPGPNTAPGIMADYFYRRATTIYGGANEVQRTIIARSFLEL, from the coding sequence ATGCATTTCACTCTCGATCAGGAAGACGAGCGCTTCCGTCAGGAAGTCCGTGCCTTCCTCAAGGCCAAGCTGCCCCAGGATCTGGCTGAACGCAATCGCCGGGGTTACCACCCCTTGCGTGAAGACACCCGCCAGTGGACCAAGATCCTTCACGCCCAGGGCTGGTCCGGCGCCAATTGGCCGACATCCTGGGGCGGCACCGGATGGTCGCCCGTGCGTCAGTTCATTTTCGAAGAGGAAAGCATCCTGGCCGGTGCGCCAGCGGTCGATACCGCTGGATTCAAGATGATCGGCCCGGTAATCATGACCTTTGCCAACGACACCATGAAGGCACAGTACGGCCCACGGATCCTCAGTGGCGACGTCTTTTGGGGCCAGGGTTTTTCCGAGCCCAATGCTGGATCGGATTTGGGCTCATTGACGACGCGTGCCGAACGCGACGGCGATGAATATGTCATCAACGGGCAGAAAATCTGGACCTCGTTCGTTGAAACCGCGGACATGATTTTCATCCTCGCCAAGACCGATCCGCAGGCTCGTCAGCGGGGTATTTCGATGATTCTTGTCGACCGCCAGGCGCCGGGCGTGACCATTCGCCCGATCTATGACATCGGTGAAAGCCACAGCCTCAACGAAGTCTTCTTCGATGACGTACGGGTACCGGTCAGCAATCTGGTCGGTGAGGAAGGCATGGGGTGGACCTACGCCAAATTCCTGCTGGAAAACGAGCGCGCGTTCAGTGCCGAATGGCCACGCAACAATGCCCACCTGGCCCGACTACGGACTTTGCTCAATACACCGCAGCACGATGGTCGGCGATTGATCGACCGACCTGGCTTTGCCAGTCGCCTGGCACAACTGAATACTGACTTGCTGGCACTGCGCTGGTTGAGTCTGCGCGCCCTGCACGAAAAAGCAGGAGGCCATGTTCGTTTGCCGGTGGGCTCGCTGCTGAAAATCCGCGGTTCGGAACTCCTGCAAAAAATCGGCGAGCTGCAAGTCGAAGCCCTCGGCAGCCACGCCAGCTATGTCTACCCCGACCCATTGGGCGACGCCCAGCGCCAGCGAACCTGGCCACCGGGCCCAAACACGGCGCCCGGAATCATGGCGGATTATTTCTACCGTCGCGCCACCACTATTTACGGTGGGGCAAATGAAGTTCAACGCACGATTATCGCCCGTTCGTTCCTGGAGCTCTGA
- a CDS encoding TetR/AcrR family transcriptional regulator, with product MLSFLAPHNDLPGTDRVGEQQNGGRTFMSVKPKGRPRRELDEALLQAAANEFLEFGYTDANLGRIAEAGQTTKPALYRRFPSKELLFEAVLEHISRDFELDLSFLRVDRPVAQLLYELAQLFYDKLGTPRVMAMSRLGAHESVRFPQLIIHFREEVMNGFMAQLTGWLDQLNAKGVVQIPNTLDAAIIFLTLAGRTHERLMGVQLAQEQVEPHLREIVRFFLAGYAPRPQ from the coding sequence ATGTTAAGTTTCCTTGCGCCGCACAACGACCTGCCCGGTACTGATCGGGTAGGTGAACAGCAAAATGGTGGAAGGACTTTCATGTCAGTAAAACCCAAGGGGAGGCCTCGTCGTGAATTGGACGAGGCGCTGCTCCAGGCAGCCGCCAACGAGTTTCTGGAGTTCGGCTACACCGATGCTAATCTCGGCCGCATCGCTGAGGCCGGGCAGACAACAAAGCCGGCACTGTATAGGCGTTTCCCCAGCAAGGAATTGTTGTTTGAGGCTGTGCTCGAGCACATCTCCAGGGATTTCGAACTCGATTTAAGTTTTTTGCGGGTTGATCGACCAGTCGCACAATTGCTCTACGAGTTGGCCCAGCTGTTTTACGACAAACTCGGTACCCCGCGTGTCATGGCCATGTCTCGGTTAGGTGCGCATGAGAGCGTCAGATTTCCTCAGCTGATCATCCATTTTCGTGAAGAAGTGATGAACGGTTTCATGGCACAGCTGACAGGCTGGCTCGACCAACTCAACGCGAAAGGTGTGGTGCAAATACCGAACACACTCGACGCCGCGATTATCTTTTTGACCCTTGCGGGCCGCACCCATGAACGACTAATGGGCGTGCAGCTGGCGCAGGAACAGGTGGAACCTCACTTGAGAGAAATCGTGCGTTTTTTTCTTGCGGGCTACGCACCGCGTCCGCAGTAA
- a CDS encoding rubredoxin: MEMKKWQCFFCGFTYDENLGLPEEGILPGTLWHDIPETWICPKCGAAKQDFAMIEAS; this comes from the coding sequence ATGGAAATGAAGAAATGGCAGTGCTTCTTCTGTGGCTTTACCTACGACGAAAACCTGGGCTTACCTGAGGAAGGCATCTTGCCCGGGACGTTGTGGCACGACATCCCCGAGACATGGATCTGCCCGAAGTGCGGGGCAGCCAAGCAAGACTTCGCGATGATCGAAGCAAGCTGA
- a CDS encoding enoyl-CoA hydratase-related protein — translation MTEEVIYQDLQNGIALITLNRPNKRNAINVSASRTLARLVEKTEANPDIRVVVLTGTGPLAFCAGADLDDIAAGIGEQIAVNQSGMCGLIHAERRKPWIAAVRGAALGGGTELALACDLIIAGNNASFTLPEVKRGLIAGAGGIYRLIRRIAPAIAMELLLTGNRLEAERAKTLGLINQSVDDEHVLETALQLARQIAANAPLAVQETLMVARQALALGESQLRLDVEAAGLRLQASEDVQIGVRAFQEKRTPEWKGR, via the coding sequence ATGACCGAAGAAGTCATTTATCAGGACCTGCAGAACGGTATTGCGCTGATCACTCTCAATCGCCCGAATAAGCGCAATGCAATCAACGTCAGCGCTTCACGCACCCTTGCCCGCCTGGTGGAAAAAACTGAAGCCAACCCTGACATTCGGGTCGTGGTCTTGACAGGGACTGGGCCTCTGGCGTTTTGCGCAGGTGCCGACCTCGACGACATCGCTGCCGGTATCGGCGAACAGATCGCCGTCAACCAATCCGGCATGTGTGGCCTGATTCATGCCGAGCGACGCAAACCCTGGATTGCTGCCGTACGCGGCGCGGCGCTTGGCGGCGGCACTGAGCTGGCGCTGGCCTGTGACCTGATCATTGCGGGCAACAATGCCAGCTTCACCTTGCCCGAGGTCAAGCGTGGATTGATCGCTGGCGCAGGTGGTATCTATCGACTGATCCGACGCATTGCACCGGCCATCGCGATGGAGTTGCTGCTGACCGGCAATCGACTTGAAGCCGAACGCGCAAAAACACTCGGCCTGATCAATCAGTCAGTCGACGATGAACACGTGCTGGAGACTGCCCTTCAACTGGCTCGACAAATCGCAGCCAATGCACCACTGGCCGTTCAGGAGACTCTGATGGTAGCCCGCCAGGCTCTGGCGCTCGGAGAGTCGCAACTACGCCTTGACGTCGAAGCCGCGGGTTTGCGGTTACAGGCATCTGAGGACGTGCAGATCGGTGTACGTGCATTTCAGGAAAAACGTACGCCCGAATGGAAAGGCAGATAA
- a CDS encoding acyl-CoA dehydrogenase family protein, with protein MQEEHAESLASIREQARRLLKDQATPEHLKSLLDTPASFDRHLWGHAVDQGWPSVAVIEQSGGLGLGWSGLGVLCEETGRLTASLPLIGNAVAAHALQFAKGDWSTLIEALANGGKIACLALADPEDSGLATSPSLLASNGILQGEKALAAFASVADIALVQAQGEQGNALYLVDLAHPGVTRHTFNTLDNARAAAVLQFKQVPATRLGGLDLILDIASLAALACTSEQIGGAQASLDLACEYARERRAFGQQIGSFQGIKHKLAEAYCLLEIAKGCTNDALNAWENSLVESRQLSAAARIAATKAYDYIAQEGLHIHGGMGMTWEAMPHHHYRRSRTLALELGSIHYWRECLLNEIGLETANHG; from the coding sequence ATGCAAGAAGAACACGCCGAAAGTCTCGCTTCGATCCGCGAACAGGCCAGGCGCCTGCTAAAGGATCAAGCCACCCCGGAACACTTGAAGTCGCTCCTGGATACACCCGCCAGTTTCGATCGACACTTGTGGGGCCATGCCGTCGACCAGGGTTGGCCGAGTGTCGCGGTAATCGAGCAATCGGGGGGATTGGGTCTGGGCTGGAGCGGCCTTGGCGTGCTTTGTGAAGAAACCGGGCGCCTGACCGCGTCATTGCCGCTGATTGGCAACGCCGTGGCTGCCCATGCCCTGCAGTTCGCCAAAGGCGACTGGAGTACCTTGATCGAAGCTTTGGCCAACGGAGGCAAGATCGCCTGCCTGGCCTTGGCGGATCCAGAGGACAGCGGCTTGGCGACAAGCCCGTCATTGTTGGCAAGCAACGGCATATTGCAAGGCGAAAAGGCCCTGGCCGCCTTTGCCAGCGTTGCCGATATTGCACTGGTTCAGGCGCAAGGCGAACAGGGCAATGCGCTCTATCTGGTCGATCTTGCACATCCCGGTGTCACCCGCCATACATTCAATACCCTCGACAACGCCCGTGCCGCGGCTGTCCTGCAGTTCAAGCAGGTCCCGGCCACACGACTAGGCGGTCTCGACCTCATTCTGGATATCGCCAGCCTGGCGGCCCTCGCCTGCACCAGCGAGCAGATCGGCGGCGCCCAGGCCAGCCTGGATCTGGCCTGTGAATATGCCCGCGAACGCCGCGCCTTTGGCCAACAGATCGGTAGCTTCCAGGGGATCAAGCACAAGCTCGCCGAAGCTTACTGCTTGCTGGAAATCGCCAAGGGCTGCACCAATGACGCACTCAATGCTTGGGAAAACAGCCTGGTAGAGAGTCGCCAATTGAGCGCAGCAGCACGTATCGCAGCAACCAAAGCCTACGACTACATCGCCCAGGAAGGACTGCATATCCACGGCGGCATGGGTATGACATGGGAAGCCATGCCTCATCACCACTACCGTCGCTCACGCACGCTCGCCCTGGAACTGGGCAGCATCCACTACTGGCGTGAATGTCTGCTGAACGAAATCGGGCTGGAAACGGCGAATCATGGATAA
- a CDS encoding acyl-CoA dehydrogenase family protein — protein MSNTLERYRERARSWLAEHAPLYAGQARRGLSFKEDLDLARAWQALKAEHGYACITLPTEVGGAGGSELEKVVFSEEEMRYDLPLVYFSISLNNPLPIFLRYAPSYWTERLARPTVRGELIWCQLFSEPSAGSDLASLRLKAVAVEGGWRLSGQKVWTSWAQIADWGVIVARTDPSLPKHAGLTYFFVDMKSPGVSVVPIRRLGEESDLNEVFFDDVFVPDDQRLGEINGGFKVAVETLMIERYSVTDESGYAPSLEKFIALAEQSKINGKRSLDDAEIRASIADVFVQRQGLRAIHRQALEAFAKGEAPGPEGAMRKLLLGRTRQSLSRMAMNIQGPNSLVLNEDSQAKTDFTSAWLDPSLRIAGGTDELLLNTLAERVLGLPQDSRPDKGQPFNANK, from the coding sequence ATGAGCAATACACTCGAACGCTATCGCGAACGCGCCAGATCCTGGCTGGCAGAGCACGCCCCTCTTTACGCTGGACAAGCAAGGCGCGGGCTGAGCTTCAAAGAGGACCTGGACCTGGCTCGCGCCTGGCAAGCCCTCAAGGCCGAGCACGGCTACGCCTGCATCACCCTGCCAACGGAGGTCGGTGGCGCAGGTGGCAGCGAACTGGAAAAAGTCGTCTTCAGCGAAGAAGAGATGCGTTATGACCTGCCACTGGTCTACTTCAGCATCAGCCTGAACAACCCCCTACCGATTTTCCTGCGCTACGCCCCGTCCTATTGGACCGAGCGTCTGGCCAGGCCCACTGTCCGTGGCGAGTTGATCTGGTGTCAGCTATTTTCCGAACCTTCGGCAGGTTCGGACCTGGCGTCACTACGCTTGAAGGCTGTTGCGGTGGAAGGCGGCTGGCGCCTGAGCGGGCAAAAGGTCTGGACCAGCTGGGCACAAATCGCCGATTGGGGAGTGATCGTCGCCCGCACCGATCCGAGTCTGCCCAAGCACGCCGGGCTGACCTACTTCTTTGTCGATATGAAATCCCCTGGCGTGAGTGTCGTGCCGATTCGACGTCTGGGCGAGGAAAGCGACCTTAACGAAGTGTTCTTCGATGATGTTTTCGTTCCCGACGATCAACGCTTGGGTGAAATCAATGGTGGTTTCAAGGTCGCAGTCGAAACGCTGATGATCGAACGCTACTCGGTCACCGACGAATCCGGCTACGCCCCCAGCCTGGAGAAATTCATCGCATTGGCCGAGCAGTCGAAAATCAATGGCAAGCGCTCGCTTGATGACGCTGAGATCCGCGCCAGCATCGCCGATGTATTCGTCCAGCGCCAAGGCCTGCGCGCCATCCATCGCCAAGCCCTGGAGGCATTTGCCAAGGGCGAGGCTCCGGGTCCTGAGGGCGCCATGCGCAAATTGCTGTTGGGGCGCACCCGTCAATCCTTGAGTCGGATGGCGATGAACATCCAGGGACCGAACAGCCTGGTCCTGAATGAAGACTCTCAGGCGAAGACCGACTTCACCAGTGCCTGGCTCGACCCCAGTTTGCGTATTGCCGGCGGTACCGACGAGTTACTGCTCAACACCTTGGCCGAGCGTGTGCTTGGCCTGCCGCAGGATTCACGGCCAGACAAGGGCCAGCCTTTTAACGCCAACAAATAA
- a CDS encoding aldehyde dehydrogenase family protein — protein MPTPFTDIKKFYIDGQWVSPSEGYETICNPATEEIIGQAPVGGKPEVDLAIAAARNAYDNGPWSTLHMAERIEAIKRFRAAIISRQDLIKQLLIEEVGAVHMLMNSAQFNGAIEAIDYAISLAQKIEPEPIAIESKPNPFDPSAPDLLGAGVTLFEPYGVVVGITPYNYPFLLNIVKAVPALLTGNTVVIKPSQFTPFSGLLLAEIIIEAQLPSGVLSVVTGGPEVGAMLTEDPRVDLISFTGSDAVGSAILRQSASTLKKVHLELGGKSAMIVRHDADVVKAASLAAFSISLHAGQGCALLTRFLVHNSIRPAFAETMKAVLAQLKIGDPQDPSVIVGPLIRESARAKTEYYVQLGLESGATLIAGGKRPAHIDKGFFYEPTVFDNVDNASRLAQEEVFGPIGVIIGFDTDEQAIHIANDSKFGLSGAVMSADRSAAFRIAQKLRSGGVAINGGTGDLYVKAPFGGYKHSGIGREFGPHWLKEYLLEKAITYPIG, from the coding sequence ATGCCGACGCCCTTCACCGACATAAAAAAGTTTTACATCGACGGCCAATGGGTTTCCCCTTCCGAGGGGTACGAAACCATTTGCAATCCAGCGACCGAAGAAATCATTGGCCAGGCCCCGGTGGGTGGTAAACCCGAAGTCGACCTTGCCATTGCTGCTGCCCGCAATGCTTACGATAACGGCCCCTGGTCAACCCTGCATATGGCCGAGCGCATCGAGGCCATCAAACGTTTTCGCGCGGCCATAATCAGCCGTCAGGACCTGATCAAACAGTTATTGATCGAAGAAGTCGGCGCCGTGCACATGCTGATGAACAGTGCTCAGTTCAACGGCGCTATAGAAGCCATCGACTACGCGATCTCACTGGCGCAAAAGATCGAGCCGGAACCGATAGCCATAGAATCAAAACCTAACCCCTTCGACCCTTCGGCACCCGATCTGCTGGGGGCTGGCGTCACCCTGTTCGAGCCCTACGGTGTGGTGGTCGGTATCACCCCGTACAACTACCCATTTTTGCTCAACATCGTCAAAGCCGTACCGGCGTTGCTTACCGGCAACACGGTGGTGATCAAACCCTCGCAATTCACGCCCTTCTCTGGCTTGCTGCTGGCCGAAATCATCATCGAAGCGCAACTGCCCAGCGGCGTACTGAGTGTTGTTACCGGCGGCCCGGAAGTCGGGGCGATGCTGACCGAAGATCCGCGCGTTGACCTCATCAGCTTTACCGGTTCCGATGCCGTCGGCTCGGCCATTTTGCGTCAGTCGGCCAGCACCTTGAAGAAGGTTCACCTGGAGCTGGGCGGTAAATCGGCAATGATCGTCAGACATGACGCCGATGTGGTCAAAGCCGCGAGCCTGGCAGCCTTCAGTATTTCGCTACACGCCGGCCAGGGTTGCGCCCTCCTCACCCGCTTTCTGGTGCACAACTCCATTCGACCGGCATTCGCCGAAACCATGAAAGCAGTTCTGGCCCAGTTGAAGATCGGTGATCCACAAGACCCCAGCGTGATCGTCGGTCCACTCATTCGCGAAAGTGCCCGCGCCAAGACCGAATACTATGTACAACTGGGGTTGGAGAGCGGTGCAACCCTGATCGCCGGTGGCAAGCGACCAGCCCATATTGATAAAGGCTTTTTCTACGAGCCGACCGTTTTTGACAACGTGGACAATGCATCTCGACTGGCGCAAGAGGAAGTCTTCGGGCCAATCGGCGTGATCATCGGTTTCGACACCGATGAACAGGCGATACACATAGCTAACGATTCAAAATTTGGTCTCAGTGGTGCCGTGATGTCAGCTGATCGTTCCGCTGCCTTTCGCATTGCGCAAAAACTAAGATCAGGCGGAGTTGCCATCAACGGTGGTACCGGAGACCTTTACGTCAAGGCCCCCTTTGGTGGCTACAAACACTCGGGTATCGGACGGGAGTTCGGCCCGCACTGGCTCAAAGAGTATCTGCTGGAAAAGGCTATTACCTATCCGATCGGTTAA
- a CDS encoding CaiB/BaiF CoA transferase family protein produces the protein MYDVMNGVRVIEVAEHTYVPAAAMVLADWGADVIKVERAQGGDASRHMRLPGADGRVNPFFETGNRGKRGIALDLTQEAGREQLYRLIEGADVFLTNLRADARAKLGIEPQDLLKRNPRLIYARGTGYGLHGAMANDGGFDYPTAWCRAGAAFNQTLPDEPPPKQPGSIGDLTGGVTLAGAIAAALFRRERTGKGAVVDNALYMVGTYLMSQSLLATSIGVPTIPIERQKDSSFALANNYRTRDGRWLTICLLMEKWWPDFVAHIDRPALLSDPRFKDAASRHANSRALVGELNEVFATRNYAEWCERFKTLEGVWSPIQSPAEVLADPQALENGFISSVDIDEHSQYQVGVSPAQFDEQPIGRLMAGPGFGEHTDEVLREIGLTDAQLRALRDSGAIR, from the coding sequence ATGTACGATGTCATGAACGGTGTACGTGTAATCGAAGTTGCGGAACACACCTATGTGCCAGCCGCAGCGATGGTGCTGGCGGACTGGGGCGCGGATGTCATCAAGGTTGAGCGCGCGCAAGGTGGAGACGCTTCGCGGCATATGCGCCTGCCGGGCGCGGACGGGCGGGTCAATCCATTCTTTGAAACGGGCAACCGCGGTAAACGCGGCATCGCCCTGGACCTGACCCAGGAAGCGGGTCGAGAGCAGCTGTATCGATTGATCGAAGGTGCCGACGTGTTCCTCACCAACTTGCGTGCCGATGCGCGGGCAAAGCTGGGTATAGAGCCGCAGGACTTGCTCAAGCGCAATCCGCGTTTGATCTACGCACGCGGTACTGGCTACGGTTTGCACGGTGCCATGGCCAACGATGGCGGGTTCGACTACCCCACGGCTTGGTGCCGGGCCGGTGCGGCGTTCAATCAGACGCTGCCGGATGAACCTCCACCCAAACAACCTGGCTCCATCGGCGACCTGACCGGGGGCGTCACCCTGGCGGGGGCCATTGCCGCAGCCCTGTTTCGCCGCGAGCGCACCGGCAAGGGCGCCGTGGTCGACAACGCGCTGTACATGGTCGGTACGTATTTGATGTCACAGTCTCTGCTGGCCACCAGCATTGGCGTACCGACGATTCCCATCGAGCGGCAGAAAGACAGTTCGTTTGCCTTGGCCAACAATTACCGCACACGCGACGGTCGCTGGTTGACCATCTGTCTGTTGATGGAGAAGTGGTGGCCTGACTTCGTCGCTCATATCGATCGTCCAGCACTGCTCAGCGACCCGCGTTTCAAGGATGCGGCCTCACGGCATGCCAATTCCCGCGCGCTGGTGGGCGAACTCAACGAAGTGTTCGCCACCCGTAATTACGCGGAGTGGTGCGAACGCTTCAAGACGTTGGAAGGTGTCTGGTCCCCGATACAGAGCCCCGCTGAAGTACTGGCCGATCCACAGGCGTTGGAAAATGGCTTCATCAGTTCGGTAGATATCGATGAACACAGCCAGTACCAGGTGGGCGTATCGCCGGCACAATTCGACGAGCAACCGATCGGAAGACTCATGGCTGGCCCTGGATTCGGCGAACACACCGATGAAGTGCTACGCGAGATCGGTTTGACCGATGCCCAGTTGAGGGCTCTGCGCGATTCAGGCGCCATTCGCTAG
- a CDS encoding Zn-ribbon domain-containing OB-fold protein, which yields MSTAYKRVLPQLDDLNRFFWTSGADGQLRFLRCNDCDHWLHPPGIICPQCLSRNLAPQAVSGLGTIEALTINHQPWSPDQPVPYAVAIVSLDDHKSLQLTTNIVGCAPESAFIGQRVRVVFEAIEDVHLPLFTPV from the coding sequence ATGAGCACTGCCTACAAACGCGTATTGCCACAGCTGGATGATCTCAACCGGTTTTTCTGGACCAGTGGCGCCGACGGCCAATTGCGCTTTCTGCGCTGCAACGACTGCGACCATTGGCTGCATCCGCCGGGAATCATCTGCCCGCAGTGCCTGAGCCGAAACCTCGCGCCGCAGGCGGTTTCGGGCCTGGGCACCATCGAGGCACTGACGATCAATCATCAGCCGTGGTCGCCTGACCAGCCTGTGCCTTATGCCGTCGCCATCGTTTCACTCGACGACCACAAAAGCCTGCAACTGACGACCAACATCGTCGGCTGTGCGCCCGAATCGGCCTTCATCGGTCAGCGGGTACGTGTGGTTTTCGAAGCGATCGAGGATGTTCACTTACCTCTGTTCACGCCTGTCTGA
- a CDS encoding SDR family oxidoreductase — protein MSDALVVVTGAAGALGRVVAQTFLAQGRPVVLVDCSEQALQSVYEGVSGDKHFVVVDLTDTAATQTALGKVFQAKGPAGVLCNIAGGFAMGSDVHDADGTVWQQMMDLNVATVLNTCRASVPGMLAAGTGKIINVSAASAITGKGSMGAYCAAKSSVARITESMAQELRGHGINVNAVAPSIIDSAANRAAMPDVDPSLWVSPQQLAAVFHFLASDAASALNGAVIPVVGLS, from the coding sequence ATGTCGGACGCATTAGTAGTGGTCACCGGGGCTGCGGGTGCACTGGGCCGTGTTGTCGCGCAAACCTTTCTGGCGCAGGGCCGCCCGGTTGTGTTGGTCGATTGCAGTGAGCAAGCGCTGCAATCGGTTTATGAGGGTGTCTCTGGCGACAAGCATTTTGTGGTCGTGGACCTGACCGACACCGCAGCGACTCAGACCGCCCTGGGCAAGGTATTCCAGGCGAAAGGGCCGGCGGGCGTGCTGTGCAACATTGCCGGTGGCTTTGCCATGGGGAGCGACGTGCATGATGCTGACGGCACTGTCTGGCAGCAAATGATGGACCTGAACGTCGCGACCGTGCTCAACACCTGTCGCGCTAGCGTGCCGGGGATGCTGGCAGCCGGCACAGGCAAAATCATCAACGTATCGGCCGCTTCCGCCATCACGGGCAAGGGTTCGATGGGCGCCTATTGCGCCGCCAAGAGCAGCGTGGCGCGGATCACCGAATCCATGGCCCAGGAGCTGCGTGGCCATGGCATTAACGTCAACGCCGTCGCCCCGAGCATCATCGACAGCGCTGCGAACCGTGCCGCGATGCCAGATGTAGATCCGAGCCTTTGGGTCTCGCCGCAGCAGTTGGCAGCAGTTTTCCATTTCCTGGCCAGTGATGCTGCCAGTGCGCTCAATGGCGCCGTTATTCCAGTGGTAGGCCTGTCCTGA
- a CDS encoding GMC family oxidoreductase — protein MNKRYDYIIVGAGSAGCVLANRLSSRHSVSVLLIESGPDDSNALIAMPRGIGKLLTPGNPHVWDYKVSRGPQQAEDIWLKGRAIGGSSSINGMVYVRGAPEDYDAWEAAGCTGWGWDNIGRHFVELEDHALGATPERGIGGPLKISVQSSGDPLCEAVLTAGVQAGTPRVDDINLANTAGPGGLGYQTQNIWNGQRYSAAKAFLDPVRNRPNLDVLTQTDVLWINFEDQRATSVTVRDSRGERAIDAGKEIIVCAGAIQSPKLLQLSGVGPAALLESHGIAVVKDAPQVGRNLREHFFLAMQYRVKSHSLNHRFFGLGLLRSVWQYYTGRKGPLTHSAHEIGGFVKTRPELDRPDAQIGISLYSLTYGEDEVVPEKQPGLTLGGYFMRPQSQGEVSIRSANPDVPPYICANYLDSVTDRAAAISMYRWIRQLASQPALAPFIVGATTPSADAQSDEEILEAFKQWGGTAYHVSGTCRMGSDAESVLDPSLKVRGVSGLRVVDTSIMPSLISGNTNAPAMAIALRAAEIIAAELANPKTAPSGHLTGVAN, from the coding sequence ATGAATAAGCGATACGACTACATCATTGTGGGGGCCGGTTCCGCAGGCTGCGTCTTGGCGAATCGCCTCTCGTCCCGGCACTCCGTGTCCGTGCTGCTGATTGAAAGCGGCCCGGATGACAGCAACGCATTGATTGCCATGCCCCGCGGCATAGGCAAATTGCTGACTCCGGGTAACCCGCATGTTTGGGATTACAAGGTTTCGCGAGGCCCCCAACAAGCTGAAGACATCTGGCTCAAAGGTCGCGCCATCGGTGGGTCCAGCTCGATCAATGGCATGGTCTATGTGCGTGGCGCACCCGAGGACTATGACGCGTGGGAAGCCGCCGGTTGCACCGGTTGGGGCTGGGACAACATAGGACGGCATTTCGTCGAGCTCGAGGACCATGCACTGGGAGCCACACCAGAGCGAGGTATCGGAGGGCCGCTCAAAATTTCAGTCCAATCTTCAGGCGACCCACTCTGCGAAGCCGTACTGACTGCGGGCGTGCAAGCGGGAACACCTCGAGTGGATGATATCAACCTGGCCAACACCGCCGGGCCTGGCGGGCTGGGTTACCAAACCCAGAACATCTGGAATGGCCAGCGCTACAGTGCCGCGAAAGCCTTTCTTGATCCAGTTCGCAACCGCCCGAACCTGGACGTCCTGACACAAACCGACGTCCTCTGGATCAACTTTGAAGACCAACGTGCAACCAGCGTGACCGTGCGCGACAGCCGCGGCGAACGCGCAATAGACGCGGGTAAGGAGATCATCGTCTGTGCCGGTGCCATTCAGTCACCCAAATTGCTGCAGCTCTCCGGCGTAGGGCCTGCCGCGCTGCTCGAGTCCCATGGCATTGCCGTGGTCAAGGATGCTCCCCAAGTGGGTCGTAACTTGCGCGAGCACTTCTTCCTTGCCATGCAGTACCGCGTGAAAAGCCACAGCCTGAATCATCGTTTTTTTGGCCTGGGCCTGCTGCGCTCCGTGTGGCAGTACTACACCGGCAGAAAGGGTCCGCTCACCCATAGCGCACATGAAATTGGCGGTTTCGTCAAAACTCGCCCCGAACTCGACCGTCCCGACGCACAAATCGGTATCAGCCTGTACTCGCTGACTTACGGAGAAGATGAAGTCGTCCCCGAAAAGCAACCCGGTCTGACCTTGGGCGGCTATTTCATGCGCCCGCAAAGCCAGGGTGAGGTGTCGATTCGCTCTGCCAACCCCGATGTGCCGCCTTACATCTGCGCCAACTATCTGGATTCGGTAACCGATCGTGCGGCTGCCATTTCCATGTACCGCTGGATCCGCCAGCTTGCCTCACAACCGGCCTTGGCCCCCTTCATCGTCGGCGCGACCACCCCGAGTGCCGATGCCCAAAGCGATGAAGAAATCCTGGAAGCCTTCAAACAGTGGGGAGGCACCGCCTATCACGTGTCTGGCACCTGCCGCATGGGCAGTGATGCCGAATCGGTATTGGACCCAAGCCTGAAGGTTCGCGGGGTGTCGGGGCTCAGGGTGGTGGACACATCGATCATGCCGTCTTTGATCTCAGGCAATACCAACGCCCCTGCCATGGCGATCGCTTTGCGCGCTGCCGAAATCATCGCCGCGGAGCTTGCCAATCCGAAAACCGCGCCATCGGGGCACCTTACCGGGGTCGCAAACTAA